One genomic segment of Falsiruegeria litorea R37 includes these proteins:
- a CDS encoding ABC transporter permease translates to MASTNFDIKTYPGFKAITLLCLIVLYAPLVVVTIYSFNASQSLTNWEGLSLRWYADVFTGPESGKFKEAAKNSFIIAIVAATVSTSIATLAATAMVRGGRFKLRTVSFGLISLPLMVPEIVTAVATLIFFNSIGFDRGIMTILLAHIAFCIPFAYLPISARMQGIEDSYEQAAQDLYATKRQAFTKILLPLMMPGIISGFLLAFIVSLDDFIITNFVKGAGVETLPTAIFGSVKQGIKPNIMAISTMLLGVSVVMVTISYFVSKKDNTK, encoded by the coding sequence ATGGCGTCGACAAACTTTGACATCAAAACCTATCCCGGCTTCAAGGCCATCACCCTGCTGTGTCTGATCGTGCTTTATGCGCCGCTGGTGGTGGTCACGATCTACAGCTTTAACGCCTCGCAATCGTTGACCAACTGGGAGGGCCTCTCGCTGCGCTGGTATGCGGATGTCTTTACCGGCCCGGAAAGCGGCAAGTTCAAAGAGGCGGCCAAGAACAGCTTTATCATCGCCATCGTCGCGGCCACGGTGTCGACCTCGATCGCAACGTTGGCGGCCACGGCCATGGTCCGGGGTGGCAGATTCAAGCTGCGTACCGTGTCCTTTGGCCTGATCAGCCTGCCGCTGATGGTGCCGGAAATCGTGACGGCGGTTGCCACCCTGATCTTTTTCAACTCGATCGGGTTCGACCGGGGGATCATGACCATCCTTCTGGCCCATATCGCCTTTTGCATTCCCTTTGCCTACTTGCCGATTTCGGCCCGGATGCAGGGGATCGAAGACAGCTATGAGCAGGCCGCGCAGGACCTCTATGCCACCAAACGACAGGCGTTCACCAAGATCCTGCTGCCGCTGATGATGCCCGGTATCATCTCGGGTTTTCTTTTGGCCTTTATCGTCAGTCTGGATGACTTCATCATCACCAACTTTGTCAAAGGCGCGGGCGTCGAAACCCTGCCCACGGCGATCTTTGGCTCGGTCAAGCAGGGGATCAAACCCAATATCATGGCGATCTCGACCATGTTGCTGGGGGTGTCAGTGGTGATGGTAACGATCAGCTATTTCGTCAGCAAAAAAGACAACACAAAGTAA
- a CDS encoding CBU_0592 family membrane protein — MMDMLQDISLIDGVGLIGSVIIVVAYYLATRNILPADKITFNACNIVGGTLVMISLIYRPNLGAIVIEVMFLLIAALAILRNLRGA, encoded by the coding sequence ATGATGGACATGCTGCAAGACATTTCGCTAATTGACGGGGTCGGTCTGATCGGTTCGGTGATCATCGTAGTTGCCTATTACCTAGCCACCCGAAACATCCTGCCCGCCGATAAGATCACCTTTAACGCTTGCAATATCGTGGGCGGGACTTTGGTGATGATCTCGTTGATCTATCGGCCCAACCTGGGGGCCATCGTGATCGAGGTCATGTTCCTGCTGATCGCCGCTTTGGCGATCTTGCGCAATCTGCGGGGCGCGTAG
- a CDS encoding extracellular solute-binding protein: MKSFMKNSAAAMALIIGANAAAAEGNLVLYHWFEYIPQELIEKFTAETGINVTMDTFDSNEAMLASLKAGGIGTYDVSVPGDYMVSIMAGEGMLDTIADGELKNKGNIAPEWADPSFDPGRKHSIPYQWGSTSFAVNRDVYSGDIQTTDILFNPPAELQGRINMLDSQGEVMAMAALHMGIPQCSTDREQLKALNAMLIEAKQHWASFNSDTAKEVLVSGDAAVGQIYDGFSAKAREEGANVEYAYPTQGYIAWMDNVVLLKDAPNRDSALKFMDFLLEPENIAAVTNYARYNAGVTGVGEFLDPELATQPEKNPHDKVGPGVFIEVCSEEVQAVYDQIWTNVKK, translated from the coding sequence ATGAAATCCTTCATGAAGAACAGCGCCGCTGCAATGGCCCTGATCATCGGAGCAAATGCCGCCGCCGCCGAGGGCAACCTGGTCCTGTACCACTGGTTCGAATACATTCCGCAGGAATTGATCGAGAAGTTCACGGCCGAGACCGGCATCAACGTGACCATGGATACCTTTGATTCCAACGAGGCGATGCTGGCCTCGCTCAAAGCGGGCGGTATCGGCACCTATGACGTCTCGGTCCCTGGCGACTATATGGTGTCGATCATGGCAGGCGAAGGGATGCTGGATACCATCGCGGATGGCGAACTGAAGAACAAAGGCAATATTGCCCCCGAATGGGCCGACCCCAGCTTTGATCCCGGTCGCAAACACTCGATCCCCTATCAGTGGGGTTCGACCAGCTTTGCCGTGAACCGCGATGTCTATTCTGGCGACATCCAGACCACCGATATCCTGTTCAACCCACCGGCCGAGCTCCAGGGTCGCATCAACATGCTGGACAGCCAGGGCGAGGTGATGGCGATGGCCGCGCTGCACATGGGCATCCCGCAATGTTCGACCGACCGCGAGCAGCTCAAGGCGTTGAACGCCATGCTGATCGAAGCGAAACAGCATTGGGCCTCGTTCAATTCGGACACCGCAAAAGAGGTGCTGGTGTCGGGTGATGCAGCCGTGGGCCAGATCTATGACGGGTTCTCAGCCAAGGCGCGCGAAGAGGGGGCGAATGTCGAATACGCCTATCCGACGCAAGGGTACATCGCCTGGATGGACAACGTCGTCCTGCTAAAGGATGCGCCGAACCGTGACAGCGCGTTGAAGTTCATGGATTTCCTGCTGGAGCCTGAAAACATCGCCGCCGTCACCAACTATGCCCGCTACAACGCTGGCGTGACCGGGGTCGGGGAGTTCCTTGACCCGGAATTGGCCACTCAGCCCGAAAAGAATCCCCACGACAAGGTCGGCCCGGGCGTCTTTATCGAGGTCTGCTCGGAAGAGGTTCAGGCGGTTTATGACCAGATCTGGACCAACGTGAAGAAGTAA
- a CDS encoding ABC transporter permease, giving the protein MAAGAASGGSATTDTYKEARTWLLLPAWVTLSILILAPVLMMLVYSFLTKEFRGGVIWEFSLAAYDQFFFDRGLFGDDPPKIEWTYIAIFWRSIWQAGAATLLSLVIGFPTAYFIATRAENMRPVWVFLITIPYWVNLLIRTVSMKFLLRDQGPLNDFLINIGLIDSPLHIVNTNFAVQLGLFYSYLPFMVLPIYAAVERYNFNLSEAAADLYASKWTTLRRILLPAVKPGVIAGCILVFVPSMGSFLAPDLLGGAKNFMIGSLIEEQFKGNAGNWPFGAAASMILLTMVLIILMIFARQQAKAEKAGG; this is encoded by the coding sequence ATGGCGGCCGGTGCAGCAAGCGGCGGTAGCGCGACAACCGACACCTACAAAGAGGCGCGCACCTGGTTGCTATTGCCCGCGTGGGTGACCCTGTCCATTCTGATTTTGGCTCCGGTTCTTATGATGCTGGTCTACTCTTTCCTGACGAAAGAGTTCCGAGGCGGCGTGATCTGGGAATTCAGCCTGGCGGCCTATGATCAGTTCTTCTTTGATCGCGGTCTGTTCGGGGATGACCCCCCCAAGATCGAATGGACCTACATTGCCATCTTCTGGCGTTCGATCTGGCAGGCCGGCGCGGCAACGCTGCTGAGCCTGGTGATCGGCTTTCCAACGGCATATTTCATCGCCACACGGGCGGAAAACATGCGCCCGGTCTGGGTGTTCCTGATCACCATTCCATACTGGGTGAACCTGCTGATCCGCACTGTGTCGATGAAGTTCCTGCTGCGGGACCAAGGCCCGCTGAATGACTTCTTGATCAACATCGGCCTGATCGACAGCCCGCTGCACATCGTCAACACCAACTTTGCGGTGCAATTGGGTTTGTTCTATTCCTACCTGCCCTTCATGGTGCTGCCGATCTATGCGGCCGTCGAACGCTACAACTTCAATCTGTCCGAGGCTGCAGCCGACCTTTACGCAAGTAAATGGACCACCCTGCGCCGCATCCTGCTGCCGGCTGTCAAACCGGGTGTAATCGCGGGTTGTATCCTGGTGTTCGTCCCCTCGATGGGTTCGTTCCTGGCCCCTGACCTTTTGGGTGGCGCCAAGAACTTCATGATCGGGTCGCTGATCGAGGAACAGTTCAAGGGCAACGCCGGCAACTGGCCGTTTGGCGCGGCTGCCTCGATGATCCTGCTGACCATGGTTCTGATCATCCTGATGATCTTTGCCCGGCAACAGGCCAAAGCCGAAAAAGCAGGGGGCTGA
- a CDS encoding cupin domain-containing protein: MTKPIRLLAEGHPETGFVPSNLVADSDFTTQDKSETISSFFESRDEKISVGVWECAPCREEIKAYPVDEMMTVISGALTLTSSDGTAQEFVAGDTFFIPKGTACVWEITQTLRKFYMIAE, from the coding sequence ATGACCAAACCCATCCGTTTGCTGGCCGAAGGCCACCCTGAAACCGGCTTTGTTCCGTCCAACCTGGTGGCGGACAGCGATTTCACGACCCAAGACAAGTCCGAGACCATCAGCAGCTTTTTTGAAAGCCGGGACGAGAAAATCTCGGTCGGCGTTTGGGAATGCGCGCCCTGCCGGGAAGAGATCAAGGCCTATCCGGTGGACGAGATGATGACGGTGATCTCGGGCGCGTTAACTCTGACCAGTTCGGACGGAACGGCGCAGGAATTCGTCGCGGGCGACACGTTCTTTATCCCCAAGGGCACGGCGTGCGTCTGGGAGATCACCCAGACGCTGCGCAAGTTTTACATGATTGCGGAATGA